A stretch of DNA from Glycine max cultivar Williams 82 chromosome 18, Glycine_max_v4.0, whole genome shotgun sequence:
AATCCTGAATTTGAGTCTCATTATTGGAGACCACATGAGCAAAGCTTATTGGCTCGTACCCACGCATGTATATTAACTGTTTTTTTAAGCATACTAAAACATATGGATTGGTTGGTGGTTCTATAATGCCACATTAAAATCATACTTGCccattaaaaagtaaattaacaTTTCAGTACGTcttcattgaaaaatatttattttatatttgaagcGAAGATAAAACTGAAGCCTACTAAAAGAAACACTCAGAGTGAGCCCCAAAGCaccctaaaaattaattttgcaaacAGCAAGATCAGTAGAAGGGCTGGAGCCTGGAAGCTCCCATTTTTGCAAGGTAATCTCATCGATTTTGGATTCTCTAAAtgtactacaagaaaaatgtcaGGTAcggttaatattttattttattgtaacgAATTTTGATGTTGTCAGCTATTCATGCCACATACACAGTCGATAATAATAGCTGCGTTGAGTATGTTATAGGTCTCCGTGCTTCGTCTGTCACGGCAGCAAGAATAACAATCAAGTGGATATATACAGGTTAAAAAAACTTAGTCTTATAATAAGAAAACGTTAACATTTTGTCTTTATgcttattttaaacaattaaaagcaaaagaatttttgcttaaataaagtaaaagaatTTTACTAGACAGAGACgttaaacttttatattttttatttaataaatacattttttaataaggTTGATGTTACCAAAATCATTTGTAGACGATAAATAAGCTCTCCTTACAATGATTGTAAAAGTATGACTTTAGTCTTTTCTgtagtttaagtttttttttttctttttcttttttctttttatttgtttactgcaaaaaatattaattattgtgtttaattttatttcacaaCTGGTTAACCTGTTAAGAGGTTATTGAAATGTCTAATACAAGTTAGTCTCCTGCAAAACAAAATTGACCATACTTATATACGTCATTAATCACATGCGTTGGATGAACGTCGGGTGTATATTTTTTGGATGAACCAATATCCGAAATTCAGTATTCTATTTTTCAAACCTCAATGCTAGGAAGTAAATAAGTACTTGTTAACAGTTATATTTAGATTTACCATAGAAGGGTGAACCTATAGCAGTGATTCTAAAATTAATACCTAAAGAttggttaatttgtttttttaagagcttaggtaatgaaaataattttatattatcatttaattataaatgattatttttttaaaatctaaattataatttaatcttttttaattcttaatcagTGATTTTGGTCTCATTTTTTCTATGATTTTAgtatttagatttttaaaaatccaCAATTTTGATGATATCCTTAAGTTTGAATTCATTTATTTCCTTTACTTTAGTCCAATTAAACCTAGACCTAGCATATTCATTTAAGGTATCATGAATCACTACAAAAAGAGTATGATTTAGTGGCAATTATATTGAACCGACATTAAGGTTTAAAAGAGTTGAACCACATTAGCATTTCCCTGTAGTCTCAAGCTCACAACAAGTGCTTGAATATTTTTACTTTCGAGTGAATGCAAGACacaccttttccttttttgtaaaTCATACAACCTTTTCCATGCCCACGATTTTCTCTGCACATTGTAAACCTCAATGTAATCCATAATTTTCTTTACACCATCTTGAACATAAGCTTCAACCCTTTTGCGTGAATGTGAGACacaccttttcattttttttaatcacaatCATACAACCTTTTTCATGCCATGGTTTTCTTTGCACACTGTAAACCTCAATGTAACCCATGATTTTCTCAACACCATCTTGAATATAAGCTTCAACCTTTTCGCGTGAATGTGAGACAcaccttttcctttttcataaaTCATACAACCTTTTTCACGCCGTCAATTTTTTCTGCACATTGTAAACCTCAGTGTAACTTCACAATTTTCTTGACTTCAATCCCAATTTTGTCATCGCAATGTTGCTTCCCCATTCCATGTcattcaaagcttcaacctAAGCCTGAGTTTGTCGCATTACTCAATTGCCCAAAGTAAAATTCAAACcctattgttatttatttttatttatccctttaatttcttttgaatCCCTAATACatgtttgattcaattttttgatTCAAGTTTAGAGTGCTTGTAGTAGAGCAAGCATCATTCAAACCATTTTTATTGTGAGGAATTACGATATACATATGAGTAAGGGTTCACACCATTCAATATTGCATCATTCACCTTACATTATTTAtctccttttaatttcttttgactCCCAAATAGTTTGATTCAATTTTCTAATTCAAGTTTGGAGTGCTTGGAGAAGAGAAAGCTTAGTTTGAATGATTTTTATTGTGAAGAATTACGATATACATCTGAGTAAGGGTTCACACCATTCAAAATCAAACCATTCACCTTACTTTATTTATCATCCATTTTAGGTAGCAAAGGTTACAATCCAAAAATGAAGGTGCTAAAATTCACATCAtaatttttgatttgttttaattggAAGATGCAATCTTTTAGTTTTAggtttttttgttatatattttattttatgcaaatGTAAATTCTTTCGATACTATTGCTAACAGTTTTTTCTTGAGTAAAGAgtaaatctttttcttttagattggagtttttttttatagaatttgaaagtgaaaaccctttgcatttttattttttatttttatttggcaTAACTACCTGAGTCGGATGAAAGGAAACCTTCACGTCCAATTTTGAAAGGGAGAGATCTTATTGGATTGGATCCTATCTAAATCTTTTGTTTGCTAGACCTGTAGTTAAAAAATCCACTTTCTTACAATTACAAGGTTCATTCGAATATGAAATCCAAACTTGGAAACACATCATACTACCTATTTTTCTCTCTATCAAAGTGTTCAATTTTGGAAGTTATTTCCATCATATTGAATGTGATGTTAGTTTGTAAACAAAATCTATGAAAGTGTGATTAAAAGGGTATAATTTTCACACTTAAATGGTATTGtttattaacaatttaagtTTTTGTCTTACATGTCTAATTTTGAAGCTAGGAGTAGGACAATGTAAATGGGAACCAATGTCTGAGAATTTTCCCTCAACTTGTTGCTTTCCTTAGTTTAACCTTGAGAAGATGACTGTGACACTATTACAAAAAAGAGATTCAACATCATCCAATTAACgtcggtttttacaaaaaccGATTTTACAAAATGTGCGGTGGTATTTGtgtaaataaaatgtcattgtcaacatcatttttaaaaaaatcgatattgatagaaaaatgttaacattgatttaaataaaaccgatgttgagtTTCCTTACCATCGATTTTTtgtaaaactgatgttgtgGTTTATCAGTTAAcataggtttaataaaaaccaatgttattaTTCTAATGTTTTCTAATACCTTATTTTTCACAATATTTTGCCATTCGTTCCCCTTCCCTCAAAAGCTTTCACTCTCGAAGCCTTTTGTGTTGAACTCCACCGCGTCTTTGTCATTGTTAGTGTCGCCTGAGTTGTCATCACTATTGCCGTCATTAGTGTTGCCTGAGATGTCATCACCATCGCCGTCGTCAGTCCACTGCAGCCCTATCCGTGATGGCGATTCATTTTGCAGGCGAGTAAATTCATTTTTCCCCTTTTGTAGTTATCTTGGAGCACCTTAAATCTCTCAAAATTGTATGTATTCTTTTTTCACATtacaaaactaattatttttatttttgtttctctgCAAACACCATCCATATTGATCTCATCCCCAACAGAGGGGACTTCAGGTGAGGAAGCCTTTTTCGTCCTCGATTTCAGGTGATGATCTTTTATGGCTCAATCACTCTATGGAGttacacttttaatttcttatgcaGGTAGAAGCTGATGTCCCAGTAGAAAGTTTTGAATTGTCACCTGTTGACCAGATTTTTGTTCGAATAAGACCAaagtacatttttaattaagctTTCAAAAACTGCATCAATGCTGGTAAGATGCCCCTTTGAGTATCAATTTGTATCACTTGAAATATGGGTTCTCGTAAGCCACTAGATCACAACTTTCATATAGTTACTAGTATTCTTTTTGGCTTGGTCCTTTTTTATTTAGAGCTcattcatttatatattaattagttgtGTGCATTTTGTGAAGTTTTATTGGCCCTTTTATTTGGCTTGTTAAGTTGTTATGCATTACAGATGCATGTGAATCTAATCTTTTTAAACCATTGTTTCTTTCTAAATATGTACTTTTGATTGTGAGTACAGTCATCAGCTACTCATAATTCATTGGTGGCTCTGGATGAGCTTGGGAGAAGGACTACAGCTTCTTATGGGCAAGAATATCTTGTGCGGAAGGTGCAGTATTGCGGATTGTTTTGTACTCACTATCATCGATTAGCTGTTGATTATCTCAAAGATCCAAAGGTATTACTAGTTTTTTATCTAGTGTAATCATCAGTGGTAAATTTTCAGTCTAATGCTTGCAAGAAACATTTTAatcttggttttgttagttTACTTGATTGCCCATAATATTGCTAGTCATGACATATTTAGACATGATATCCTATAGAAAGTTTACATTATAGTGTAGTAATTCGTTCCATCTTCTGCTTGGTTTTAGTTTCAAAACTTAAATTACATTTCTAAATTAGCTTTTTGTGCTTGTAAAGTTCTATCTCTGCCACATGGCATGCCAAGTTGGTGGTGGAATTGCAGGTTTATATGAAGTCACCTTTCTTTACAGGCTTACCCCTGGTGCTTGGCCCAAGAGCTATAGTGTTAATGTTGCTCAAATggttggtatttttttattgttttcaaatatGACAAACATGGATTATGCTTCTCTATAGTAAAGGTGGTAAAGCACCAAATTATAACTgcacttaaaattttaataacctCATAGTTATAAAATGTGTATTGTATTTGATCCCAATTTCAACCTTTAATTTTCCAATCAAGTATGCTACTAAATTTAGGAGACAAATCTGACATTGATAGTTGGCATATTAACATCCATACATCtacaattcattaattttttgttcgTTGACTTTTAACTTTAGGACCTCAAACTTAAGGCTTGCTATAAATAAAGTCTTTCTCCAACCTTGCTATATTGAAGCTTAAACTTGAGGCTAACAATCTCAAAGTATATTATCAAAATGAGTTGCATGTCTATACATGACTTTTGGATCACTCTGGAAAACTATTTACGAGCGTTATCTCAATTATACTAGTTGCTACAAATGTGCTAAGCCTCATTTTTCTAATATGTTGTATAATTATTAACTAACTCATATTATaataaagaaacaaattaattttattcacaacTTCCAACTTTTGTGCTTCAAAAGGCTACTGTCAAATCCAGAGAATTTGAGGCCACTTATGATAAAAGCATAAAGGTGTCTTCTGTAATAAACTATCCCAATGAAAATTGGGTTGATGAGATAGAAGCAATCATTCAAAAATTGAACAATACCGCTACAAATTTGAGTTGCTAGGAAACCATTTGTGTTGGTTCCCTAAGTGAACTTCAAGATATGACAAGAGAATTAATGCAACaatgttaaattatttcaaGATAGATTATTATTAGGAATCCACTTAATAGTTTAGTCCTGTAGGGCATTATTTTGCCAGCTCATCACATGACAGAACTGCTAGAATTTGGTCCATGGACCAGATACAACCCTTAAGAATAATGGTAAGGCACTTGTCTGATGTTGATGTAAACTGTTACATTCAATATTCTCGGtcacttctaattttatccatattttgttcttttttgggGTCCATATTTGCCAGTAGctcatttgattttataattacatATTGATTGCTTTAGATTCATATACAAGTGATCTATGATTAAGTATAGTTTTATGATGTGTGTTTTgaaggggaaaatgatcttttcatCTGTCTATTATGAAGTCCTATAATAGTAGAGTTATtgaattagatattaaaaatatttgtcacTGGAACATATATTTTGCCACTTAATCTTTAAGGTAAAAAAGGTGATATACTAAAATACATTGTGAAGTGAGTTTGTAAATCAAATTTTGTATCTTAAAGTCTTAGAAACTAATAATTATGTATCAGGAAACACTCCTTGCCTATTTTGTGATCATTTTTAGTGTGTGCAATGGCATGACAACTGCAATTGGTTCTAGTGATAAAACAGTTTGACTATGGGATGTGCAGAGTGGTGAATGTGTCTAGGTTTTCGTTGGCCACAAGGGTATGATTTTGTCTTTGGCAATGTCTCCTGGTGGTTTCTATATGGTATCTAGCGATGAAGATGGCATCATCATGATGTGGGATCTCTCTAGTAGCCGTTGTCTCACACCTTTGATTGGGCACACATCATGTGTCTGGTCCCTCACTTTCAGGTGATCCCCTACTGCACTACTTTATCATAATTAGGAAGAAGATTAATGGTTTTTAAGGTTGCTATCAATTTGGTCATAATACTTAAATCTTGTTCATAATTGTTGGATGTATCAGTTATGAAGTTTCTATTATAGCATTTGGATCTGCTGATTGCACTGTAAAATTGTGGGATGTAAATACGAGCACCAAGGTTTCTAGGGCTGAAGAAAAGTAAGTTTGTCTATTATGACATAATTGTTTTGAATCATTTGGCATAGGAAATCTTTCATTCCTAACTAAACCACTTTCTTGggaaaatttataaattgttattttttaacttttataggaATAATATATTTACCATCAATTATCATGGGAAAGTTTACTAACTTGACACTCAATTACAATGTGAAACTTTTATTCTCACTTGTTcataaattaatgttttcaaggatattttattctcaaatattttttaggaaaGTTAAAATATTACTTGAACTAAATGCTATCTAAAGAATTTTGTTCCTATGGTAAGACCACtgatacttttttttacattatcatatCTTACCATTAGCCCTGGTAGGTTTTCCTGATAACAGGTCATAACAATTAGTGGACCAACCACCAATATAATAGTTGGCTGGTTGTCTTCACAAGTAGACAGGTCATAGCACTTGAAGGTGTAGGTCCACTTCATGCAGATGTTATCATAGCAGGCATTGCAAAAGCTTTTGGTGTTCGTTTGGTGCATTACTTCCTTCAAttgttgtatttttaaatttgaggcTACTATAATCATTCCCTCAATATGCTTTGTCCATCCATATCTATTAGAGTAGCTAGTCTTCTAAAAGTGTAGTTGATTTTAATTGTCCTAAGTTCATTGTATCTAAAATAACAAAGTGGCAACAACTTGGGGCACATGGGGTATGCAAAATGACTTTGATTAGTGATAAGCTACCAATATATGATGGGTGTAAGTGGCGGATTCAGGATCTGAAGTCAGTGGGggcaaattattattttttaaatatgttacgTTATGTTGTTGTCATTATTACACCAGTTTTTgttgattataaatatgatatcCTATGACTTAGTAGAAAGCCACTTTATTCTATATATTGTCATTTTAACTCTTCCCAAAATTCTAGTAGAGATTTGTGACTTATCCAAAATTGTTTGTGTAAGCATATATATCATACTTAGAACTATACTTTTAATAGTTTTGTACACTTATTAGTTTTTATgcatagaataaatatttttgtagaaAGCGTTTGGGTCTATTTTGAATTTGTAAGTTGGGTTCAttgtgaaacaaaataaatattaaaaaaatgctcTTAATTTCTACATTGATTGTGACTACAACTAATGTAGAAAGTACCTTTATAATATCGTTTTTGagcaaaatcgatgttgtaaagACACTTTCTACATCGATTGTATCTACAATCTATGGGAAAAGATGcttcaacattaattttttgaacCGTCGTCGAAAGTTCTCACTTTGAACGACAATTGATTCAACATCGGTTCTAAAccaattttagtgaaagttaTACATTGTACTCTTGTACTACAATTATTAGCAAGAATTATTAGTGAAAATTATACATGTCATATTTGCAACAATTATTAGCAAGAACTAACATATACTCTTGtactacaaattaaaatacaaaataagttTGAAGAACAATTCACTTACTCTCTTTGTTGTTCCAATTAGACATTctcaatattttgtttatagctAGTGTTAAAATAACCttattgaatgaaaatttatatgaaattgCTTAACACTATTATAATATCTTGGACTCACAATAACcttatcaaatttaattgttGTCTTATATCATAAATCTTAAATGTTTGTCATTGGAAATACTATGATGTATTTTGCTTATTGGTCCCTTTTAAGGAAATTTTTTGGAATATGTCAATTGTGTTTAATAATGAGAAACAATCTCTTATaagcaaaattttaattaaaatagtcaTGAGAAATTGTCATTTCTTATAAGCaacaaaataacttaaatagGCATGGGAAATGGTCCCTTCTTATAAGCAACAACATAACTAGTTAAATGTTGTCTACATTGTATTAgcttattatttttagattttaaagttattttcataaatcaatgtagaatgatttttttttattttaattaaatatttatagtcCATTTTTTAATAAGGGCCAAAAGTGCAAGGCATCATCATAGAAAGGCTAGAATCCCAACGAGGTTGACACCTTGACACCTACCAATCATTTGCAACAtccttatattattaaaaaagaaagaagttcaTACAAGAAATCACATGAGGAGGACCTAGTACCGATGATGAGAAGAGTGATATTAACAAGAATGGAAAATTGGGAGCCAGTTTATCTAAATTGTAATttgaaacttaaaaaattttGTTAACTTCAAAGGCCCTTTGTTTATAGAAATTCTAAATGAGataaaagaaagggaaaaaaattaaggaaacttttttaatttgaataaactgATTAGTGGTTTATCCACTAATCCAATATTATATAGTTCAATCTAACATGAATTTCATATTTCAAGTTTTTGTTCTAGACAAGTTTATCCATCAAACTAATTAAGGAACAAGTGTCTATGTTTAGGTAGGACATGCCTTTCTTTCTTGTTGTGTTTAAAGGCATCAAATTTCTTCAGGTGTCAAGATTCATATTTGCATTTAGACTAGTCATGTGTGATGTTTTGGATATAATACAAACCTGCATCTTGAAGGATGATTATTGAATCATCCTTTAACTAAGGAActctaattatttttcaaaagagaTTATTATGACCTCGTGTCATGGTACTTAAAATCTTGTGATTATTATTACATAGATTAGCCTTGTGATTACTTGAGCAATTTAAATTGTTCAATGGATAACTTATATGTGtcttatcttttataataagttaataacacTAGactaattgattacacatgttacatttaaagatgaaaaaatcaTGGATCAAGTTGCCACATAATACACCAAAGTATTTAGTGGGATTGAACAACTTTTTTTCCTTGCCAAAGATAAAATAACTTGAGTTTTTGTAAGTTTAAAAGTAGAATGTTACATTTAGTATGTGGtgctattttaatttgaattaggcTTAATTTGAATTGGTGAATGCAAGAATTTCATATAGAGAGCCACCAATGAAGCATTGTTCATTAAGGGTCAATGATGATGGGAGTGCTAAGTGAGTACAATGGATTTTGTTTTCCATTTGATATTAGTATGTAAACTATACACTAACTAGATAGTTACATGTTCATAGATAGTCAAAGAAAAAATGGGAGGGCTTATTGTAACAATCATTTTAATCATTCAGGTTAATAGAATATCAAGCCTATTATATACAACTTTACTTTGAAAATCGTATTTGTAACTTTGTGGTTGAAAGTAGGAAGGAAAATCTTAGGGAATGGggtttggttttaatttactcATTGTCATGATTTAGTGATTCAGTTATTTTATATGGAGGTGTATTATGAATTTGTGACTTAGGCATGAAATTTTTTGGTGGTAACTACTTTGAGTACTTTTTCTACATTGATTTTGAAGCTTTTATGGCAGACCCTCATGCCCAATATGCTTTAGAAAATTTGCAAGTCAGCCCATCATATCATAAAAActtcatattaatatttttttatcattattccCAATCTATAATTCTATTTGTTTGTTATCCCTAGTCGTAATTGAATACATTTTTGTGAATACATAGTCAATGGTGCCTTTTGATGTTCTAAACTTGGTTTGTGTTTATAATAATTCTAGTATTCATTCCCATTCCGAGTCTCACATTTGCTTTACTATTTTCTCTTTGTGTTCTATACATCATCAATCAATTCAGAAATCTAATCATCAATGCAATATTGAAAAATGTGAGACTAGTCTGAGTAAGTAAGATAAAGTAGTAAAGAAGATGTGAGACTAGAAGCTGGAAAGAATACAAGAATGATTATAAACAAAAACTAGGTGTAAAACATGAATATACACCTTTGACTTTGTACTCACATAAATGTATTCAATGGAAACCAAGGACAACAAACAAATAGAATTAAAGATTAGtagtaatgataaaaaaaattaatgtttttatgaTATGATGGGTTAACCTACAAATTTTCTAAAGCATATTGGGCTTGAGGCTCTGCCATAAAAGCttcaaaaccaatgaagaaagGGTATTCAAAGTAGTTACAACCAGAAAATTCCATGCCTAAGTCATAAATTCACAAGACACTTCCA
This window harbors:
- the LOC102666454 gene encoding DNA mismatch repair protein MSH6, whose product is MLSSATHNSLVALDELGRRTTASYGQEYLVRKVQYCGLFCTHYHRLAVDYLKDPKFYLCHMACQVGGGIAGLYEVTFLYRLTPGAWPKSYSVNVAQMSGECV